The stretch of DNA AACGTTCCCGTGATCAGCTGACCGCACGCGAGCGCCTGCGCAGGGAGGCTATGGCGCTGCAGAAGGTGCGTCATCCGGGCGTGTGTGGCATTGTGGATATGGAATTGGATGATGCTCTGGCCTTCATTGTGACCGAGTTGATCGAGGGCAAGAATCTGCGTGAGGATGTGCGAGCCAACGGTAGGTATGTGGGCGACGATCTGGAGCGGTTGGGGCGCAAGCTGATCGAGGCGGTGAAGGCCGTGCATGCGGCTGGTATTGTGCACCGCGATATCAAACCGACGAATGTGATGGTGTCGAATACCGGACCGGTGTTGGTGGATTTCGGTATTGCCATGGGCGAGGGCGAAAGTCATGTGACGCGCACGGGTTTGGTTATGGGCACGCCGGGATTCATCGCACCGGAGATCATTGATGGCGTGGAATCCGATGAGATGAGCGACTGGTGGTCAGTGGCGAGCGTGCTGGCGTTTGCCGCTACCGGCGAGCCGGTGTTCGGCACGAAGCCGATGATGGCCGTGTTGGAGCGTGCCGCTGCGGGAAGCGCGAATTTGGCCGGGCTTCCGGCGGGAACCATGGCCGCATTCCGTTCAGCGTTGAATCCGAATCGTACGAAACGTTGCACGCCCGACGAATTGTTGCAGGCGATTGCGTTGGATGCGTTGAATCCGAAAGCTTGGGATGCTGCGGACACTGCTTCGGATTCGGGTTCCACTGCCGACATATCGGAGGCGATGCCCCCTTTTGCTGAATCGCCTGACAATCCACGAACCCTGTGGAGGTCGTTGGATCAAATAACGGGCGAAGACGCTATAGGCACACGCACCTTGCCGCAGTTCGTTGAGGCCACGCAGGCAATCGGTGCGACCGGTATTGCTGACATAACCGATACCGTTATTGCCGATGCGCCCGATGCCGGCACCTCGGTCATGGATATCAACGCGCATACCACGACGATTCCTCTTGGCACCGGCACGCGCGTGCTGCCTGCCATGCTGCCTGTCGATAGCAGAGATACCAGCGTGCTGCCGCAAGATACACCACAGGACGCACCGCAATCCACGCGGGTGATGCCGTTTCAGGATGCGTGGAACCCCACTCAAGAAGCCACGCAAATCGATCCGGCCATCAAACCGGCGTTGCAACGCATTGCCAACCAGCGACCACCGGCGGTAATACCGAATGCGTCGGTTGAAATGGCGCAAAACGTGCAGGCGCAAGACATACCAACGTCCACTATGCCAGTTATGCCGGCCACTCCGATCACGCCGACAGCCCCGGCAACCCCGCTCAACCCGAATGCGCCGCAACCGCCTAATCCGGCCGACGTGCTTCGTGGCAAACTGTTGGGCCGAGGCACGCTCCTCTGCACGCTCCTGGCCATTCCTGTGGCGCTGTTCGGCTTGTTCTCGCCTTGGCTGGCATGGGCTGCGGGTGTACTGCTGGCTTGGCTGCTCGCCACCATCGGATTCAATATGGAAGCGCAGCTGGAG from Bifidobacterium catenulatum PV20-2 encodes:
- a CDS encoding serine/threonine-protein kinase: MGSMSDLSALNLEAGSLVGGYTLISRLGSGAMGSVWRVRDDGGHQYAMKILRDSLAEEDASGERSRDQLTARERLRREAMALQKVRHPGVCGIVDMELDDALAFIVTELIEGKNLREDVRANGRYVGDDLERLGRKLIEAVKAVHAAGIVHRDIKPTNVMVSNTGPVLVDFGIAMGEGESHVTRTGLVMGTPGFIAPEIIDGVESDEMSDWWSVASVLAFAATGEPVFGTKPMMAVLERAAAGSANLAGLPAGTMAAFRSALNPNRTKRCTPDELLQAIALDALNPKAWDAADTASDSGSTADISEAMPPFAESPDNPRTLWRSLDQITGEDAIGTRTLPQFVEATQAIGATGIADITDTVIADAPDAGTSVMDINAHTTTIPLGTGTRVLPAMLPVDSRDTSVLPQDTPQDAPQSTRVMPFQDAWNPTQEATQIDPAIKPALQRIANQRPPAVIPNASVEMAQNVQAQDIPTSTMPVMPATPITPTAPATPLNPNAPQPPNPADVLRGKLLGRGTLLCTLLAIPVALFGLFSPWLAWAAGVLLAWLLATIGFNMEAQLEREGRRGGNRKASDWLARAATLPWHVLKGLGYAVPRALIVATIAALGLAIATVALQLPFAMVDTAIFGFTIPLPTWIEGPVSQSGIVQAGCCAIGWLVSTLTPGALVLRLGAGTLRGRPKSSTPAESI